Part of the Lysobacter enzymogenes genome is shown below.
CCGCGTGAGCGGCTCCGGCGAGAAGATGACGCGGTCAGCCCGGTCCAGCAGGCGTTGGCTCGCGGTTTCGTCGTGACGAATTCGCTCGCCATAGATCTGGTCGTCATTCTTGTTGACGCTCAGCAGCAAGGTCCGCTCAAGGGATGCAAGCCGCATCTCAACTTGGTTCTGGGCCCAATAGCCCGGCTCAGCCTTCTTTGCCCCGCTCTTGTGGAGCGCCTTCCACTTGTCGTCTTTGGCGGTCTTATAGCTTAGGTTGTGCCAGGTCTTCGGCGCCTCAAAGACGCCAAGAGCAACACCGTCGATTTTTGCGACGAAGTGGCCACTGCAGGCTGTGAACGTGAATTGCTCACCAGTTCCAGGATCGAGGTCGATGACCTGGAGTCCAGCGCCACGAAGTTCCTCGGTGAAGACGGCTTCCTCGCGATGCCCCCGGTTGAACAGCCGCCTCATGCGGCCATCGAAGCGTGGGCCATTGCCGGTAAAGCACCAGCGGAAGCTGTACCAAAGCTCCCGATCACACGGCCGCCCAATCTGTGACGCGCCAAGCCGCCGGCTTAAGCGCTCGAGCTTGCCCTCCCACCACGAGTAGATCGCGGTGACTGTCGGCGATTGGGTGACGGATTGGGGGAGGGTGGCCATGATGGTCTCTAGGAGGTGAGGCGGGCGGCGTGCCGTCGCGTTTAAGACGGCTCCGCTTCATCGGCGATTAGTCGGCCTGATACCGATGCCGACCGCCTCATTGAAAGTGCCGGTACGTCGTTACGCTGCCGGCTCAGCGCGGAGGTGCGCGCGACGCTCGCGTGTACGATCAGGCGGCCTTGTTGCGGAGCCAGGGGGCGTTGTCAGAAGGGGCAGGCGTCGGGCTGGGCGTGCTGCTCGCCGACGGATTGACGTTTCCCGAGCCAACTTCCGGCTTGCGCCACGACTTGACCTCGTTGGTATCGCGGTCGCGCTTCTGGCCCTTCTTGGAGCCGTAGATGATCTCACTGCCAGCCGGGTAGAACTCGACCCGGATCATGTGCGGCTTGTTGTGCAACTCCTGAGAGTCACGCGGATTGGCGACGCCGGTAGCTTCGCGGATCGACGCGAACTGGCGGTTCGCGATCTCGACTGTCTTCTCGTTCGGGTTGTCAAGGTTGAGGCGGATCCAGAGCTTCCGGCCCTTGTATTCGCCCTCCATGATTTCCTCGACGAGCTCCAGGTAGTGCCCGGTGTTGCCGCTGGTGGGCTTCATGTCCGACTCGACGATGCGCGCCAGATAGTCGGCGGTCGGAATGGGGGCGAAGTCCTGCTGGGCTTCGGCGTTCGGATCGTAGGCGCCGGTCAGATTGGCCATTGCTGTTCTCTCGTTAGTAGTGCGGGGTAGGAGGGGCTAGGCTGTTGAATGTCGCGCCAGGCGGTGCCATACCAGGTCGCCGCTTCGCCCCGTAGATCAAGCCGCCTGCGCGGCCGGGTGCATCGCATCCATCAGTGCCGGCCACGACAGGTCCAGCACGTCCGGAAGCCCGTAGCGGTTGCCGGCGATGAAGCTCGGCTTTGCGTTGCAGTGCATAACGCGACCGCCTGTGCCGACGGCGCGAGCGCGCTTCTTGTTGAAACCAACGTCTTCCTTCTTGATCGCGACCTCGTC
Proteins encoded:
- a CDS encoding DUF669 domain-containing protein is translated as MANLTGAYDPNAEAQQDFAPIPTADYLARIVESDMKPTSGNTGHYLELVEEIMEGEYKGRKLWIRLNLDNPNEKTVEIANRQFASIREATGVANPRDSQELHNKPHMIRVEFYPAGSEIIYGSKKGQKRDRDTNEVKSWRKPEVGSGNVNPSASSTPSPTPAPSDNAPWLRNKAA